The genomic region GCGCGACCGGCACCGCGGCCGCCGGCGGCACGACCGCCGCCGGCGGGAGCCTCGCCGCCCGCCCGGGCGGGCCGAGCGGCGCCGACGTCGTGACAGCGGCACGGAAGTACCTCGGGGTGCCCTACCTGTGGGGCGGCACGGACCCCGGCAAGGGGCTGGACTGCTCCGGGCTCGTGCAGCGGGTCTTCAAGGACCTCGGCGTCGACGTGCCCCGCACGGTCGCCGACCAGCGCCGGGCCGGCACGGCCGTGCCGTCGCTCGCCCAGGCACGCCCCGGCGACCTCATCGCCTTCTCCAGCGAGCGGTCGCCGAGCGGACGCCACATCGGCATCTACATCGGCGACGGCAAGATGATCCACGCCCCGCGGTCGGGGAAGGACGTCATGGTCTCCGACGTGTGGGCGCCGGAGCGCATCACCGCGATCCGCCGCATCGTCCCGGCCGAGCCGGCGCAGGCCGCCACGCCGGCCGTGGCACCCGCCGCCGCGGCGCAGGCCGCGGGCGGCGCCCCGCGTCCCGGGTGGGCCAAGGGCGAGGGGCTGAGCGAGATCTTCGCCGCCGCCACCAGCCGCTACGACCTGCCCGCCGGGCTGCTCGAGGCGGTCGCGCGCCGCGAGTCCGGCATGCGCACCGACGCCGTCAGCCCCGCCGGGGCCGTCGGGCTCATGCAGCTCATGCCCGGCACCGCCCGCGAGCTCGGCGTCGACCCGCGCGACCCGGCCCAGGCCGTCGACGGCGCGGCGCGCTACCTGCGCCAGCAGCTCGACCGCTTCGGCTCGCTCGACCTCGCCCTCGCCGCCTACAACGCCGGCCCGGGCAACGTGCGCCGCTACGGCGGCGTCCCGCCCTTCGCGGAGACCCGCGCCTACGTGGCCGCGATCACCGCCGACCTGCGCCGCGCCGCCTGAGAGGGGACTCCCGTGTCCGCACCGCGCACCACCTCGACCGCGCTCCCGGCCGCGC from Aquipuribacter sp. SD81 harbors:
- a CDS encoding transglycosylase SLT domain-containing protein; the encoded protein is MTLAEVQSRIATISGQLAQLAPRRAGLDPFVADAFAASLGQANQALGVTSPASAGPGVAVDLDAASLTGGATGTAAAGGTTAAGGSLAARPGGPSGADVVTAARKYLGVPYLWGGTDPGKGLDCSGLVQRVFKDLGVDVPRTVADQRRAGTAVPSLAQARPGDLIAFSSERSPSGRHIGIYIGDGKMIHAPRSGKDVMVSDVWAPERITAIRRIVPAEPAQAATPAVAPAAAAQAAGGAPRPGWAKGEGLSEIFAAATSRYDLPAGLLEAVARRESGMRTDAVSPAGAVGLMQLMPGTARELGVDPRDPAQAVDGAARYLRQQLDRFGSLDLALAAYNAGPGNVRRYGGVPPFAETRAYVAAITADLRRAA